A stretch of the Oceanibaculum nanhaiense genome encodes the following:
- a CDS encoding F0F1 ATP synthase subunit delta produces MQGLSAIAQRYATALYELADTEKTLDDVAADLRDLRQMLVDSEDLARLTRSPVLSRDEQSKAIAAVLDKAGAKPLTKKFVGTLAVNRRLFALPGIINAFLNELARRRGEVTAEVSSAKALTKTQEKALTDALKKAIGSTVAVETKVDPALIGGLIVKVGSRMIDSSLRTKLQRLQLAMKGTA; encoded by the coding sequence ATGCAAGGCCTGTCAGCGATCGCCCAGCGTTATGCAACGGCACTCTACGAGCTGGCGGACACCGAAAAGACACTCGACGACGTTGCCGCCGATCTGCGCGATCTGCGACAGATGCTGGTCGACTCGGAGGATCTGGCGCGGCTTACCCGCTCGCCTGTCCTGTCGCGTGACGAGCAGTCGAAGGCCATCGCGGCCGTCCTCGACAAGGCCGGCGCGAAGCCGCTGACCAAGAAATTCGTGGGCACGCTGGCGGTAAACCGCCGGTTGTTCGCCCTGCCCGGTATCATCAATGCCTTCCTGAACGAGCTTGCCCGGCGGCGTGGCGAGGTCACGGCGGAAGTTTCTTCCGCCAAAGCCCTGACCAAGACCCAGGAAAAAGCGCTTACGGACGCATTGAAAAAGGCGATCGGTTCCACCGTCGCCGTTGAAACGAAGGTCGACCCTGCCTTGATCGGCGGGCTGATCGTCAAGGTTGGATCACGCATGATCGATAGTTCGCTGCGCACTAAGCTGCAGCGGCTGCAGCTCGCGATGAAAGGGACTGCTTGA
- the atpD gene encoding F0F1 ATP synthase subunit beta gives MAKKNLVGKITQVISAVVDVQFDGDLPAILNALHVKLGDSTLVLEVAQHLGENTVRTIAMDTTDGLVRGQEVVDTGEAISVPVGPETLGRIMNVIGEPVDERGPVKSKKRMPIHRQAPAFVDQSTETEQLITGIKVIDLLAPYSKGGKIGLFGGAGVGKTVLIMELINNVAKAHGGVSVFAGVGERTREGNDLYHEMMESGVIKLDGEGSKVALVYGQMNEPPGARARVALTGLTQAEYFRDEEGQDVLFFVDNIFRFTQAGSEVSALLGRIPSAVGYQPTLGTDMGGLQERITSTKKGSITSVQAIYVPADDLTDPAPATSFAHLDATTVLSRQIAELGIYPAVDPLDSNSRILDPRIIGEEHYNVARDVQRILQTYKSLQDIIAILGMDELSEDDKLVVARARKIQRFLSQPFHVAEVFTGTPGTLVSLEDTIKAFKGICAGEYDDLPEQAFYMVGTIDEAIAKAKKMAAEVA, from the coding sequence ATGGCGAAGAAAAATCTCGTTGGCAAGATTACGCAGGTGATCAGCGCCGTCGTCGACGTTCAGTTCGACGGTGACCTGCCGGCCATCCTTAACGCACTGCATGTGAAACTGGGCGACAGCACCCTGGTACTGGAAGTTGCCCAGCATCTGGGCGAAAACACGGTGCGCACCATCGCCATGGACACGACCGATGGTCTGGTCCGCGGCCAGGAAGTGGTCGATACCGGCGAAGCGATCTCCGTGCCGGTCGGCCCCGAGACGCTGGGCCGCATCATGAACGTGATCGGCGAGCCGGTGGACGAGCGCGGCCCGGTCAAGTCCAAGAAGAGGATGCCGATCCATCGCCAGGCCCCGGCCTTTGTCGATCAGTCGACCGAGACCGAGCAGCTGATCACCGGCATCAAGGTCATCGATCTTCTGGCCCCCTACTCCAAGGGCGGCAAGATCGGCCTGTTCGGCGGCGCCGGCGTCGGCAAGACCGTGCTGATCATGGAGCTCATCAACAACGTCGCGAAGGCGCATGGCGGCGTGTCCGTGTTCGCCGGCGTCGGCGAGCGCACCCGCGAGGGTAACGACCTCTATCACGAGATGATGGAATCGGGCGTCATCAAGCTGGATGGCGAAGGGTCCAAGGTGGCGCTGGTCTATGGCCAGATGAACGAGCCCCCGGGAGCCCGTGCCCGCGTCGCGCTGACCGGCCTGACCCAGGCCGAGTATTTCCGCGACGAGGAAGGCCAGGACGTGCTGTTCTTCGTGGACAACATCTTCCGCTTCACCCAGGCCGGCTCGGAAGTGTCCGCGCTGCTCGGCCGTATCCCGTCTGCGGTGGGCTATCAGCCGACGCTGGGTACCGACATGGGCGGCCTGCAGGAGCGCATCACCTCCACCAAGAAGGGCTCGATCACCTCGGTGCAGGCGATTTACGTACCGGCCGACGATCTGACCGACCCGGCGCCGGCCACCTCCTTCGCCCATCTGGATGCCACCACCGTGCTGTCGCGCCAGATCGCGGAGCTGGGCATCTACCCGGCCGTCGATCCGCTGGACTCCAACAGCCGCATCCTCGATCCCCGGATCATCGGCGAAGAGCACTACAACGTCGCCCGCGACGTGCAGCGCATCCTGCAGACCTACAAGTCGCTGCAGGACATCATCGCCATTCTGGGCATGGACGAGCTATCGGAAGACGACAAGCTGGTCGTCGCCCGCGCCCGCAAGATCCAGCGCTTCCTGTCGCAGCCCTTCCACGTCGCCGAAGTGTTCACCGGCACGCCGGGCACGCTGGTCAGCCTGGAAGACACGATCAAGGCCTTCAAGGGCATCTGCGCCGGCGAGTATGACGACCTGCCCGAGCAGGCCTTCTACATGGTCGGCACCATCGACGAGGCCATTGCGAAGGCGAAGAAGATGGCGGCGGAGGTGGCCTGA
- a CDS encoding DUF484 family protein, which translates to MTEDSRTARSTSTASPEAVPVGPRPLSAAEVDGYLKAHPDFLAQHPHLANVLTPPTRDNGDGVVDLQYFLVQRQRGDIARLAEQHRQLITTVRANAANQARAHEAVLAMMSANSFEHLIEIVTSDLAIMLNVDAVALCVETNGFLLAGDRMAGVRILAEGSIDELMGSGQPVRLRNDIEGDPEVFGGLASLIRSDAMVRLHFSSKAPNGLLVLGARDPDAFYPGLGTELLLFLSRALAGCVRLWLDLPAE; encoded by the coding sequence ATGACCGAGGATAGTCGTACCGCCCGCAGCACCAGTACCGCTTCGCCCGAAGCGGTGCCGGTCGGGCCGCGCCCGCTATCGGCCGCCGAGGTCGATGGCTATCTGAAGGCTCATCCCGATTTCCTTGCCCAGCATCCGCATCTGGCGAACGTGCTGACGCCGCCGACGCGGGATAATGGGGACGGGGTGGTGGACCTGCAATATTTCCTGGTTCAGCGCCAGCGCGGTGACATCGCCAGGCTGGCCGAGCAGCACCGCCAGCTGATCACGACAGTGCGCGCCAATGCCGCCAATCAGGCCCGCGCGCATGAGGCGGTGCTGGCGATGATGAGCGCCAACAGCTTCGAGCATCTGATCGAGATCGTCACCAGCGACCTCGCCATCATGCTGAATGTCGATGCGGTGGCGCTTTGCGTGGAGACCAACGGCTTCCTGCTCGCGGGCGACCGCATGGCCGGCGTGCGCATCCTCGCCGAGGGCTCGATCGACGAACTGATGGGCAGCGGCCAGCCGGTGCGGCTGCGCAACGATATCGAGGGCGATCCCGAAGTGTTTGGCGGGCTGGCCAGTCTGATCCGGTCCGACGCGATGGTGCGGCTGCATTTCTCCAGCAAGGCGCCGAACGGCCTGCTGGTGCTGGGCGCGCGCGATCCGGACGCGTTTTATCCGGGGTTGGGGACGGAGCTGCTGCTGTTCCTGTCGCGGGCGCTGGCAGGGTGTGTGCGGCTATGGCTCGACCTGCCGGCCGAATAG
- a CDS encoding F0F1 ATP synthase subunit epsilon produces MAETTNFELVSPEKLLVSQPVEMVVVPGAEGYFGVLPRHAPFISTLIPGVIQIYEGGQVKERIFVAGGFAEVTEDRCTVLAETAIALGEIDRAAVEQTLKNLAEDLQAAKDDSEKAAVQNKIDVEQAKIRALDTGH; encoded by the coding sequence ATGGCCGAAACCACGAACTTCGAGCTGGTCTCGCCGGAAAAGCTGCTGGTTTCGCAGCCGGTTGAGATGGTTGTGGTGCCGGGCGCCGAAGGGTATTTCGGTGTCCTGCCGCGCCATGCGCCCTTCATCTCGACCCTCATTCCCGGCGTCATCCAGATCTATGAGGGTGGCCAGGTGAAGGAACGCATCTTCGTCGCTGGCGGCTTCGCCGAGGTGACCGAGGATCGCTGCACGGTGCTGGCCGAAACGGCGATTGCGCTGGGCGAGATCGACCGCGCCGCGGTGGAACAGACCCTGAAGAATCTGGCCGAAGACCTTCAGGCGGCCAAGGACGACAGCGAAAAGGCCGCCGTCCAGAACAAGATCGACGTGGAACAGGCCAAGATCAGAGCCCTCGATACCGGGCATTGA
- the fsa gene encoding fructose-6-phosphate aldolase — MKFFVDTADTAEIGELAASGLLDGVTTNPSLIAKSGRKMADVIAEICAIVPGPVSAEVTATEADGMIAEGRYLAGIADNVVVKVPLTPAGLKACKTFSDEGIRTNVTLCFSAAQAILAAKAGATFVSPFVGRLDDIGQDGMELIADIVQIYANYPSFTTEVLVASIRNPVHVVDAAKMGADVCTVPPSTLRQLFNHPLTDKGLAAFLADWKKTGQSIL; from the coding sequence ATGAAATTCTTCGTCGATACCGCCGATACCGCCGAGATTGGCGAGCTGGCCGCCAGCGGCCTGCTGGACGGCGTCACCACCAATCCCTCGCTGATCGCCAAGAGCGGCCGGAAGATGGCCGATGTGATCGCCGAGATCTGCGCCATCGTGCCCGGCCCGGTCAGCGCCGAAGTCACCGCCACCGAGGCTGACGGCATGATCGCCGAGGGCCGCTATCTTGCCGGCATCGCCGACAATGTGGTGGTGAAGGTGCCGCTGACCCCGGCCGGCCTGAAGGCCTGCAAGACTTTCAGCGACGAAGGCATCAGGACCAACGTCACGCTGTGCTTCTCGGCGGCGCAGGCGATCCTCGCCGCCAAGGCGGGGGCCACCTTCGTCTCGCCTTTCGTCGGCCGGCTCGACGATATCGGCCAGGACGGCATGGAGCTGATCGCCGACATCGTTCAGATCTATGCCAACTACCCGTCCTTCACCACCGAAGTGCTGGTTGCCTCGATCCGCAATCCGGTGCATGTGGTGGATGCGGCCAAGATGGGGGCGGATGTCTGCACCGTGCCGCCTTCGACGCTGCGCCAACTGTTTAACCATCCGCTGACCGACAAGGGCCTCGCGGCCTTTCTTGCCGACTGGAAGAAGACCGGCCAGTCGATCCTCTGA
- the atpA gene encoding F0F1 ATP synthase subunit alpha: MDIRAAEISSILKDQIANFGTEAEVAEVGTVLSVSDGIARVYGLDKVEAGEMVEFPKGIRGMALNLETDNVGVVIFGDDRDIKEGDTVKRTGTIVDAPVGKGLLGRVVDGLGNPIDGKGPLKDVKRTRVEVKAPGIIPRQSVHEPMQTGLKAIDSLIPVGRGQRELIIGDRQTGKTAVAIDTIINQASINKGDDESKKLYCIYVAVGQKRSTVAQIVKTLEDYGAMEYSIVVAATASEPAPLQFLAPYTGCAMGEFFRDNGMHALIIYDDLSKQATAYRQMSLLLRRPPGREAFPGDVFYLHSRLLERAAKMNEEHGSGSLTALPIIETQAGDVSAFIPTNVISITDGQIFLETGLFYKGIRPAVNVGISVSRVGSAAQIKAMKQVAGSIKLELAQYREMEAFAQFASDLDASTQRLLARGSRLTQLLKQPQYSPLPVEEQVAVIYAGVKGYLDKVALDQVNKYEIGLLAELRGKGKDILAAIRKEQQLTSEIEGKLKDLLETYSKTFA, from the coding sequence ATGGACATCCGCGCCGCCGAGATCTCCTCTATTCTGAAGGACCAGATCGCCAATTTCGGCACCGAAGCCGAAGTGGCCGAGGTCGGCACCGTTCTGTCAGTCAGCGACGGTATTGCCCGCGTCTATGGCCTCGACAAGGTCGAAGCCGGCGAAATGGTTGAATTCCCCAAGGGTATCCGCGGGATGGCGCTGAACCTCGAGACCGACAATGTCGGTGTCGTGATTTTCGGCGACGACCGCGATATCAAGGAAGGCGACACCGTCAAGCGTACCGGCACCATCGTCGATGCGCCGGTCGGCAAGGGCCTGCTGGGCCGCGTCGTTGACGGCCTGGGCAACCCGATTGACGGCAAGGGTCCGCTGAAGGACGTGAAGCGCACCCGCGTCGAGGTGAAGGCCCCCGGCATTATCCCGCGCCAGTCGGTGCACGAGCCGATGCAGACCGGCCTGAAGGCCATCGACAGCCTGATCCCGGTTGGCCGCGGCCAGCGCGAGCTGATCATTGGCGACCGCCAGACCGGCAAGACCGCGGTGGCGATCGACACGATCATCAACCAGGCCTCGATCAACAAGGGCGACGACGAGTCGAAGAAGCTGTACTGCATCTATGTTGCGGTCGGCCAGAAGCGCTCCACCGTCGCGCAGATCGTGAAGACCCTGGAAGATTACGGCGCGATGGAATATTCCATCGTCGTCGCCGCGACGGCCTCGGAGCCGGCGCCGCTGCAGTTCCTGGCGCCCTATACCGGCTGCGCCATGGGCGAGTTCTTCCGCGACAATGGCATGCATGCGCTGATCATCTATGACGATCTGTCGAAGCAGGCCACCGCCTACCGCCAGATGTCGCTGCTGCTGCGCCGCCCGCCGGGCCGTGAAGCCTTCCCGGGCGACGTGTTCTATCTGCATTCGCGCCTGCTGGAGCGCGCCGCGAAGATGAACGAGGAGCATGGCTCCGGTTCGCTTACCGCGCTGCCGATCATCGAGACCCAAGCTGGCGACGTGTCGGCCTTCATCCCGACCAACGTGATTTCGATCACCGACGGCCAGATCTTCCTGGAAACCGGCCTGTTCTATAAGGGCATCCGCCCGGCAGTGAACGTCGGCATCTCGGTCAGCCGCGTCGGCTCCGCCGCGCAGATCAAGGCGATGAAGCAGGTCGCCGGCTCGATCAAGCTGGAACTGGCACAGTATCGCGAGATGGAAGCGTTCGCGCAGTTCGCCTCCGACCTCGACGCCTCGACCCAGCGCCTGCTGGCCCGCGGTTCGCGCCTGACGCAGCTGCTGAAGCAGCCGCAGTACAGCCCGCTGCCGGTCGAAGAGCAGGTCGCCGTGATCTATGCCGGTGTGAAGGGGTATCTCGACAAGGTCGCCCTTGATCAGGTCAACAAGTATGAGATCGGCCTGCTGGCTGAGCTGCGTGGCAAGGGCAAGGATATCCTGGCTGCCATCCGCAAGGAGCAGCAGCTGACCTCGGAGATCGAGGGCAAGCTGAAGGATCTCCTGGAGACCTACTCCAAGACCTTCGCCTGA
- a CDS encoding FkbM family methyltransferase → MKIASALGLARSVLHYRLNLPKQYRLRLLYSQFVRPGDLAFDVGAHLGDRTWALRALGCRVVAVEPQPLPVRFLEWLYSAASDVALESCALGAGPGTAELLVSSRHPTVSSLSASWVEQASASDEFRTVTWDRQVPVRIDTLDGLIARHGLPAFCKIDVEGFERDVLRGLSQPIPALSFEFLTARHDLTLECLAEAARIAPYRCNIAYGESLRLALPDWRDIGDFQALLRAVPAGIASGDIYLQLPRT, encoded by the coding sequence ATGAAAATCGCCAGCGCCCTTGGACTCGCCCGGTCTGTCCTGCATTACCGGCTGAACCTGCCGAAGCAATACCGGCTGCGGCTTCTGTACAGCCAGTTCGTCCGGCCGGGCGACCTGGCCTTCGATGTCGGCGCCCATCTCGGCGACCGGACATGGGCCTTGCGCGCGCTGGGCTGCCGGGTGGTGGCGGTAGAGCCGCAGCCATTGCCCGTCCGCTTCCTTGAATGGCTCTATAGCGCGGCATCGGATGTCGCTCTGGAGAGCTGCGCGTTGGGGGCCGGACCGGGCACGGCGGAGCTGCTGGTCAGCAGTCGCCACCCGACTGTCTCCAGCCTGTCCGCCAGCTGGGTCGAACAGGCATCTGCAAGCGATGAGTTCAGGACCGTTACCTGGGACAGGCAGGTTCCGGTCCGGATCGATACGCTGGACGGGCTGATCGCACGCCATGGCCTGCCCGCCTTCTGCAAGATCGATGTCGAGGGCTTCGAGCGCGATGTGCTGCGCGGCCTCAGCCAGCCGATCCCGGCCCTATCCTTCGAATTCCTGACAGCGCGGCACGACCTCACCCTGGAGTGCCTGGCCGAGGCGGCCCGCATAGCCCCATACCGCTGCAACATCGCCTATGGCGAGAGCCTGCGGCTGGCCCTGCCGGACTGGCGGGATATCGGGGATTTCCAGGCGTTACTCCGCGCGGTGCCGGCCGGAATTGCCTCGGGCGATATCTACCTTCAACTGCCCCGGACATAA
- a CDS encoding F0F1 ATP synthase subunit gamma — protein MPSLKDLRNRIKSVQSTRKITSAMKMVAAAKLRRAQEQAEAARPYAERMERMLASVAGRLQGATGAPKLVAGTGKDDVQLVVVATADRGLCGGFNTNIVRAARIHIRKLLADGKTVKILCVGRKGRDVLRREFRDKIVDLISFAGQKRLAFSDADGIAVRLLEMYEAGEFDVATIFYARFKSAISQIPTGQQLIPVALPEAGEEKTENASQALYEYEPDEEQILAALLPRNLAVQIYKTLLENAAGEQGARMSAMDSATRNAGEMIDKLSLTYNRQRQANITKELIEIISGAEAL, from the coding sequence ATGCCCAGCCTCAAAGACCTAAGAAATCGGATCAAGAGCGTCCAGTCGACGCGCAAGATCACCTCGGCGATGAAGATGGTCGCCGCCGCGAAACTGCGCCGCGCGCAGGAGCAGGCCGAAGCCGCCCGCCCCTACGCCGAGCGCATGGAGCGGATGCTGGCCTCGGTCGCCGGCCGGCTGCAGGGCGCCACCGGCGCCCCGAAGCTGGTTGCCGGCACCGGCAAGGATGATGTGCAGCTGGTGGTTGTCGCAACCGCGGACCGCGGTCTTTGCGGCGGCTTCAACACCAACATCGTGCGCGCCGCGCGGATCCACATCCGCAAGCTTCTCGCCGACGGCAAGACGGTGAAGATCCTGTGCGTCGGCCGCAAGGGGCGTGACGTGCTGCGCCGCGAGTTCCGCGACAAGATCGTCGATCTGATCAGCTTTGCGGGCCAGAAGCGCCTCGCCTTCTCCGATGCCGACGGCATTGCCGTTCGCCTGCTGGAGATGTACGAGGCCGGCGAGTTTGACGTGGCGACGATCTTCTATGCGCGCTTCAAGTCGGCGATCTCGCAGATTCCGACGGGACAGCAGCTGATCCCGGTCGCCTTGCCGGAAGCCGGCGAGGAGAAGACGGAAAATGCCTCCCAGGCGCTCTATGAATATGAGCCTGACGAGGAGCAGATCCTGGCGGCGCTGCTGCCGCGCAACCTTGCGGTGCAGATCTACAAGACGCTGCTTGAGAACGCCGCCGGCGAACAGGGTGCCCGCATGTCCGCGATGGACAGCGCCACCCGCAATGCCGGCGAGATGATCGACAAGCTGTCCCTGACGTACAACCGCCAGCGCCAGGCGAACATTACCAAGGAGCTGATCGAGATCATCTCCGGCGCGGAAGCGCTGTAA
- a CDS encoding primosomal protein N', which yields MTNKTARPAAAPQHDLLPLPDRRADRVTVLLPLPVPLPVGEGYDYRVPAGMDLREGDIVEVPLGKRHMVGVVWRLGGSGEVPEARLKDVVAKLDAPPLPEGLRRFVSWVASYTLAPPGAVLRMAMSVPAALEPPKPVVAYECAPDFDVEALRPTPARRRVLSFLANTPPLPAAEIARQAGVSAGVVKGLAEAGALRPVLLPPAPPPPLPDPDLKRADLAPDQAAAAAALAEAVGQGYRATLLDGVTGSGKTEVYFEAIAAALKAGEQVLVLLPEIALTPHWLERFEARFGCRPTEWHSELTQAQRRDNWRAVAEGKAGIVVGARSALFLSFPNLGLIVVDEEHESAFKQEEGVTYHARDMAVVRAYLAKIPIVLVSATPSLETMANVENGRYQRVSLPDRFAGAALPMIQAIDMRAHRPPQGRWLSPPLVEAVRGTLAAGEQALLFLNRRGYAPLTLCGACGHRLACPNCTAWLVEHRLAGRLQCHQCGHTEKLPDHCPACDSDEGFKAVGPGVERIAEEVMQLFPDARFALIASDTLGGPAAVAEMLRSVRDREVDILIGTQMVAKGHHFPMLTLVGVVDADLGLVGGDLRAAERTYQLLHQVAGRAGRAEHPGRVLLQTYDPGHKVIQALVEGDRDRFLEAEADDRRRAGMPPFGRLAALIISGADKNLVEAVALRLGRSAPRNLPGQTEVRVLGPAPAPFAVLRGRHRFRLLLQAPRGVNVQALLRHWLAQAQIPHAVRVTVDIDPYSFL from the coding sequence ATGACGAACAAAACGGCTAGGCCCGCCGCCGCACCGCAGCACGACCTTTTACCGCTCCCCGACCGGCGAGCGGATCGCGTAACCGTGCTGCTGCCGCTGCCTGTGCCCTTGCCCGTGGGCGAGGGCTATGACTATCGCGTGCCGGCCGGCATGGATCTCCGCGAGGGCGACATCGTCGAGGTGCCGCTGGGCAAGCGCCATATGGTCGGCGTGGTCTGGCGGCTGGGCGGCAGCGGCGAAGTGCCGGAGGCCAGGCTGAAGGATGTGGTCGCGAAGCTGGACGCCCCGCCCCTGCCGGAGGGGCTGCGCCGCTTCGTCTCCTGGGTCGCCTCCTATACCCTGGCACCGCCGGGCGCCGTGCTGCGCATGGCGATGAGCGTGCCGGCAGCGCTGGAGCCGCCCAAACCTGTCGTCGCCTATGAATGCGCCCCGGATTTCGATGTGGAGGCCCTGCGCCCGACGCCGGCGCGCCGGCGCGTGCTCTCCTTTCTGGCCAATACGCCGCCGCTGCCCGCCGCCGAGATCGCGCGGCAGGCCGGTGTCTCGGCGGGCGTGGTGAAGGGACTGGCCGAGGCCGGGGCGCTGCGCCCCGTGCTGCTGCCCCCGGCACCGCCGCCGCCGCTGCCCGATCCCGACCTGAAACGCGCCGACCTCGCCCCCGATCAGGCGGCCGCCGCCGCCGCCCTGGCCGAAGCCGTCGGTCAGGGCTACCGCGCGACGCTGCTGGACGGGGTCACCGGCTCCGGCAAGACCGAGGTTTATTTCGAGGCTATCGCCGCCGCGCTGAAGGCCGGCGAACAGGTGCTGGTGCTGTTGCCGGAGATCGCGCTGACACCGCATTGGCTGGAACGCTTCGAGGCCCGCTTCGGCTGCCGCCCGACCGAATGGCATTCGGAGCTGACGCAGGCCCAGCGCCGCGACAACTGGCGCGCCGTGGCCGAAGGCAAGGCCGGCATCGTGGTCGGGGCACGCTCCGCCCTGTTCCTGTCCTTCCCCAATCTCGGGCTGATCGTGGTGGATGAGGAGCATGAGAGTGCCTTCAAGCAGGAGGAAGGCGTTACCTACCATGCCCGCGACATGGCGGTGGTGCGCGCCTATCTGGCGAAAATCCCCATCGTGCTGGTCTCCGCCACGCCCTCGCTGGAAACCATGGCGAATGTGGAGAATGGGCGCTATCAGCGGGTCAGCCTGCCCGACCGTTTCGCCGGCGCCGCCCTGCCGATGATCCAGGCCATCGACATGCGCGCCCACCGCCCGCCGCAGGGCCGCTGGCTGTCGCCGCCGCTGGTCGAGGCGGTGCGCGGCACCCTGGCCGCCGGCGAGCAGGCGCTGTTGTTCCTGAACCGGCGCGGCTATGCCCCGCTGACGCTGTGCGGTGCCTGCGGCCATCGCCTGGCCTGCCCGAACTGCACCGCCTGGCTGGTCGAGCACCGGCTTGCCGGACGGCTGCAATGCCACCAGTGCGGCCATACCGAAAAGCTGCCGGACCATTGCCCGGCCTGCGACAGCGACGAGGGCTTCAAGGCGGTCGGCCCCGGCGTGGAACGCATCGCCGAGGAGGTGATGCAGCTGTTCCCCGACGCGCGCTTTGCGCTGATCGCCAGCGATACGCTGGGCGGGCCGGCGGCGGTCGCCGAGATGCTGCGCAGTGTCCGCGACCGCGAGGTCGATATCCTGATCGGCACCCAGATGGTCGCCAAGGGCCATCATTTCCCGATGCTGACGCTGGTCGGCGTTGTCGATGCCGATCTCGGTCTCGTCGGCGGCGATCTGCGCGCGGCCGAGCGTACCTACCAGCTGCTGCATCAGGTCGCCGGGCGCGCCGGCCGCGCCGAACATCCGGGACGCGTGCTGCTGCAAACCTACGATCCCGGCCATAAAGTCATCCAGGCGCTGGTCGAGGGCGACCGCGACCGTTTCCTGGAAGCCGAGGCGGACGACCGCCGCCGCGCCGGCATGCCGCCCTTTGGCCGGCTGGCGGCGCTCATCATTTCCGGGGCGGATAAAAATCTGGTGGAGGCGGTGGCGCTGCGGCTTGGCCGAAGCGCGCCGCGCAACCTTCCCGGTCAAACCGAGGTGCGCGTCCTCGGCCCGGCCCCCGCCCCGTTCGCCGTGCTGCGCGGGCGGCACCGCTTCCGGCTGCTGCTGCAGGCACCGCGCGGGGTGAACGTCCAGGCGCTGCTGCGGCACTGGCTGGCGCAGGCGCAGATACCGCACGCCGTGCGCGTCACGGTCGATATCGACCCTTACAGTTTTCTCTGA
- a CDS encoding tyrosine recombinase XerC has translation MARPAGRIAPAPPAAAGTGFSAAPDLAATIADWQQWLCEEKRASPHTVEAYGRDLAVFIGFLSGHLGGAVGLSDLAALRAADFRAYLATRSNDNYARTSTARAFSVVRGFFRFMERHGRLASAAIHNVRTPKLPHAVPKALSEAEAALLIDSTDIVALADAEAWVLARDAALVTLLYGCGLRLGEALSLTRGSVPKDGIMRVTGKGNKQRIVPVLPAVTEAISAYLALCPHAGDATTPLFLGTRGGPLNPRIAQGLMQKLRLALGLPETATPHALRHSFATHLLAGGGDLRAIQELLGHASLSTTQRYTEVDAARLQSVHRMAHPRAGR, from the coding sequence ATGGCTCGACCTGCCGGCCGAATAGCCCCGGCGCCCCCTGCGGCCGCTGGAACCGGGTTCAGCGCGGCACCGGACCTCGCCGCCACCATCGCCGACTGGCAACAATGGCTGTGTGAGGAAAAGCGCGCCTCGCCGCATACGGTTGAGGCCTATGGCCGCGATCTCGCGGTCTTCATCGGCTTTCTGTCGGGGCATCTGGGCGGCGCCGTTGGCCTGAGCGACCTGGCGGCGCTGCGTGCCGCCGATTTCCGTGCCTATCTGGCCACCCGCAGCAACGACAATTATGCCCGCACCTCGACGGCGCGGGCATTTTCCGTGGTGCGCGGCTTCTTCCGGTTCATGGAACGCCACGGCAGGCTGGCCAGTGCCGCCATCCATAATGTCCGCACGCCGAAACTGCCGCATGCGGTGCCCAAGGCGCTGAGTGAGGCGGAGGCCGCCTTACTGATCGACTCGACGGACATCGTGGCCCTGGCCGATGCGGAGGCCTGGGTGCTGGCGCGCGACGCGGCGCTGGTGACGCTGCTCTATGGCTGCGGGCTACGCCTCGGCGAGGCGCTGTCGCTGACCCGTGGCTCGGTGCCGAAGGACGGCATCATGCGGGTGACCGGCAAGGGCAACAAGCAGCGCATCGTGCCGGTGCTGCCGGCGGTGACGGAGGCGATATCGGCCTATCTCGCGCTTTGCCCGCATGCCGGCGACGCGACGACACCGCTGTTCCTGGGCACGCGCGGCGGGCCGCTGAACCCCCGCATCGCGCAGGGGCTGATGCAGAAGCTGCGGCTGGCGCTTGGGCTGCCGGAAACGGCCACGCCGCATGCGCTGCGCCACAGCTTCGCGACGCATCTGCTGGCCGGCGGCGGCGATTTGCGGGCGATCCAGGAATTGCTGGGGCATGCCTCGCTCTCCACCACCCAGCGCTATACCGAGGTCGATGCCGCGCGGCTGCAATCGGTGCACCGTATGGCCCATCCCCGGGCAGGGCGGTAG
- a CDS encoding FKBP-type peptidyl-prolyl cis-trans isomerase has translation MSAAKSGDTVRVHYTGTIADGSTFDSSVGNDPIQFIIGEGRVIPGFEQAAVGLAPGESRTVTIPAGEAYGDHRPDLVQEIERASLPTEIEYAEGLQLQARGPDQQPLMLTVTSVTEDTITLDANHPLAGKDLTFDIELVEIV, from the coding sequence ATGAGTGCAGCGAAATCCGGCGACACGGTTCGCGTCCACTATACCGGGACGATTGCCGACGGATCGACCTTCGACAGTTCGGTCGGTAACGACCCGATCCAGTTCATCATCGGCGAGGGCCGGGTAATCCCCGGTTTCGAGCAGGCCGCCGTCGGCCTGGCGCCGGGCGAAAGCCGGACCGTCACCATTCCGGCGGGCGAAGCCTATGGCGATCACCGCCCCGATCTGGTGCAGGAGATCGAACGCGCGTCCCTGCCGACGGAAATCGAATATGCCGAGGGGCTGCAGCTTCAGGCCCGCGGGCCGGACCAGCAGCCGCTGATGCTCACCGTGACCTCCGTCACCGAAGATACCATCACGCTGGACGCCAACCATCCGCTGGCCGGCAAGGATCTGACCTTCGACATCGAGCTGGTCGAGATCGTCTGA